The following are encoded in a window of Megachile rotundata isolate GNS110a chromosome 2, iyMegRotu1, whole genome shotgun sequence genomic DNA:
- the LOC100883496 gene encoding BTB/POZ domain-containing protein 9 isoform X1, protein MGTRAVAVGAAPGAAGVSGEAGLAGVPRLLEDLARLSEDKDTADIVFLLGRDETPVYAHRIILKARCKNFTAAKRIGTPGNPTPVRMPHAHSETFRQFIHYIYTGKIMLQDSGIFEMLGLAHELGVEELRRSCEEHVSATLSPGNACALLTAALDAQERVPGGKGACSSFIERCFAYIGENAVDIVKTTAFCNLPKDALVKLISSDYLGLEEEDVWRAVLNWAKYQAGVTQPTQHWTEEERVRVCQHLSGVINHVRLLLIDSQVFAEEVEPTGAVPIELSLERYEFFNPDRSSGSKPTRYRYAALPNKYAEICADKRLQPRVSPLLFPGSQILSRDKMGFQRLLNQWYGSPKQTWRLVYRASSHGYSAASFHRHCDGICPTYVIALGTRGEICGGFSDAPWGKTNAKGHYIFSEKAFLFTLTNNQDVPPTKYDIVKKPFAICYHPDIGPIFGAGADLLISSNCNVNMESYSNLPHSYEGEHASNTLLMGDYHFSVVDYEVFTPSHPVPKSTH, encoded by the exons ATGGGAACCAGAGCGGTTGCCGTGGGGGCGGCACCAGGAGCAGCAGGGGTATCCGGTGAGGCTGGTTTAGCTGGTGTACCCAGACTTCTAGAGGACCTGGCTCGACTTTCCGAGGACAAAGATACAGCTGACATCGTCTTTCTGCTAGGTCGGGACGAGACGCCGGTGTATGCTCACAGAATTATCCTGAAAGCGAG GTGCAAGAACTTCACGGCTGCCAAGAGGATCGGGACACCTGGCAATCCGACACCGGTGCGTATGCCGCACGCTCATTCGGAAACGTTTCGACAGTTCATTCATTACATTTACACCGGCAAG ATCATGCTGCAGGACAGTGGCATCTTCGAGATGCTGGGACTCGCTCACGAACTCGGTGTCGAGGAACTTCGAAGAAGTTGCGAGGAACACGTCTCTGCCACTCTCAGCCCCGGAAACGCGTGTGCTCTTTTGACTGCGGCTCTGGACGCCCAAGAGCGAGTTCCTG GTGGCAAAGGGGCTTGTTCTTCTTTCATCGAGAGATGTTTTGCCTACATTGGAGAAAATGCTGTAGACATAGTCAAAACAACTGCATTTTGCAACCTTCCGAAGGATGCATTGGTAAAGCTTATATCGTCGGACTATCTGGGATTGGAGGAAGAGGATGTTTGGAGAGCGGTGCTGAACTGGGCTAAATATCAG GCAGGGGTGACGCAGCCTACTCAACACTGGACAGAGGAGGAACGTGTGAGGGTTTGCCAACATTTATCAGGAGTGATAAATCATGTTCGTCTGCTGCTAATCGACAGTCAAGTGTTTGCCGAGGAAGTAGAACCGACGGGAGCGGTGCCCATAGAACTTTCCTTGGAGAGGTACGAATTTTTCAATCCCGATCGATCAAGTGGCTCAAAACCCACAAG GTATAGGTACGCAGCGCTCCCGAACAAGTATGCAGAAATTTGTGCGGACAAACGGCTACAACCCAGAGTTAGTCCATTACTGTTTCCTGGGTCACAGATCTTGTCTCGAGACAAGATGGGTTTCCAACGTCTTCTGAATCAGTGGTATGGATCACCGAAGCAGACTTGGCGTTTGGTATATCG AGCCTCTAGTCATGGTTACTCGGCAGCATCGTTTCACCGACACTGCGATGGGATTTGCCCAACATACGTAATTGCATTG GGAACTCGAGGAGAAATTTGTGGGGGTTTCAGCGATGCGCCGTGGGGCAAGACGAATGCTAAGGGACACTACATCTTCTCTGAGAAGGCTTTTTTGTTCACGTTAACGAACAACCAAGATGTACCCCCAACGAAATACGACATTGTCAAGAAACCTTTTGCAATATGTTATCATCCAGA TATTGGACCAATTTTTGGAGCAGGAGCTGACTTACTGATTTCTAGTAACTGCAACGTGAATATGGAAAGTTATAGCAATCTTCCCCACAGCTACGAGGGTGAACACGCTTCCAACACTCTGCTGATGGGAGACTATCATTTCTCCGTGGTAGACTACGAAGTTTTCACCCCCAGCCATCCGGTTCCCAAATCAACTCACTAA
- the LOC100883496 gene encoding serine-enriched protein isoform X2, with translation MGTRAVAVGAAPGAAGVSGEAGLAGVPRLLEDLARLSEDKDTADIVFLLGRDETPVYAHRIILKARCKNFTAAKRIGTPGNPTPVRMPHAHSETFRQFIHYIYTGKIMLQDSGIFEMLGLAHELGVEELRRSCEEHVSATLSPGNACALLTAALDAQERVPGGKGACSSFIERCFAYIGENAVDIVKTTAFCNLPKDALVKLISSDYLGLEEEDVWRAVLNWAKYQAGVTQPTQHWTEEERVRVCQHLSGVINHVRLLLIDSQVFAEEVEPTGAVPIELSLERYRYAALPNKYAEICADKRLQPRVSPLLFPGSQILSRDKMGFQRLLNQWYGSPKQTWRLVYRASSHGYSAASFHRHCDGICPTYVIALGTRGEICGGFSDAPWGKTNAKGHYIFSEKAFLFTLTNNQDVPPTKYDIVKKPFAICYHPDIGPIFGAGADLLISSNCNVNMESYSNLPHSYEGEHASNTLLMGDYHFSVVDYEVFTPSHPVPKSTH, from the exons ATGGGAACCAGAGCGGTTGCCGTGGGGGCGGCACCAGGAGCAGCAGGGGTATCCGGTGAGGCTGGTTTAGCTGGTGTACCCAGACTTCTAGAGGACCTGGCTCGACTTTCCGAGGACAAAGATACAGCTGACATCGTCTTTCTGCTAGGTCGGGACGAGACGCCGGTGTATGCTCACAGAATTATCCTGAAAGCGAG GTGCAAGAACTTCACGGCTGCCAAGAGGATCGGGACACCTGGCAATCCGACACCGGTGCGTATGCCGCACGCTCATTCGGAAACGTTTCGACAGTTCATTCATTACATTTACACCGGCAAG ATCATGCTGCAGGACAGTGGCATCTTCGAGATGCTGGGACTCGCTCACGAACTCGGTGTCGAGGAACTTCGAAGAAGTTGCGAGGAACACGTCTCTGCCACTCTCAGCCCCGGAAACGCGTGTGCTCTTTTGACTGCGGCTCTGGACGCCCAAGAGCGAGTTCCTG GTGGCAAAGGGGCTTGTTCTTCTTTCATCGAGAGATGTTTTGCCTACATTGGAGAAAATGCTGTAGACATAGTCAAAACAACTGCATTTTGCAACCTTCCGAAGGATGCATTGGTAAAGCTTATATCGTCGGACTATCTGGGATTGGAGGAAGAGGATGTTTGGAGAGCGGTGCTGAACTGGGCTAAATATCAG GCAGGGGTGACGCAGCCTACTCAACACTGGACAGAGGAGGAACGTGTGAGGGTTTGCCAACATTTATCAGGAGTGATAAATCATGTTCGTCTGCTGCTAATCGACAGTCAAGTGTTTGCCGAGGAAGTAGAACCGACGGGAGCGGTGCCCATAGAACTTTCCTTGGAGAG GTATAGGTACGCAGCGCTCCCGAACAAGTATGCAGAAATTTGTGCGGACAAACGGCTACAACCCAGAGTTAGTCCATTACTGTTTCCTGGGTCACAGATCTTGTCTCGAGACAAGATGGGTTTCCAACGTCTTCTGAATCAGTGGTATGGATCACCGAAGCAGACTTGGCGTTTGGTATATCG AGCCTCTAGTCATGGTTACTCGGCAGCATCGTTTCACCGACACTGCGATGGGATTTGCCCAACATACGTAATTGCATTG GGAACTCGAGGAGAAATTTGTGGGGGTTTCAGCGATGCGCCGTGGGGCAAGACGAATGCTAAGGGACACTACATCTTCTCTGAGAAGGCTTTTTTGTTCACGTTAACGAACAACCAAGATGTACCCCCAACGAAATACGACATTGTCAAGAAACCTTTTGCAATATGTTATCATCCAGA TATTGGACCAATTTTTGGAGCAGGAGCTGACTTACTGATTTCTAGTAACTGCAACGTGAATATGGAAAGTTATAGCAATCTTCCCCACAGCTACGAGGGTGAACACGCTTCCAACACTCTGCTGATGGGAGACTATCATTTCTCCGTGGTAGACTACGAAGTTTTCACCCCCAGCCATCCGGTTCCCAAATCAACTCACTAA
- the LOC100883609 gene encoding knirps-related protein: MNQQCKVCGEPAAGFHFGAFTCEGCKSFFGRSYNNLSSISECKNGGECVINKKNRTACKACRLRKCLLVGMSKSGSRYGRRSNWFKIHCLLQEQQQQQQQQQHHYQQNLPSQQLTPQQRKPMSPPIGIHAGQRKDDVLMLGLDDYKNSTSPSISSPESHNSDSSVEISERRAAYSGHPGFRPLHSHLQPSVADLSALSKEMMSLPLGFHLGGMSLLPPAFLPPPSLTMFSPYHLYATSHGASHPLVPNPSSNLLRRSPVVEDCTATTTSATTTTTTTISIDTKDPCGNNNNDTYAHNHNVQSRRSASPNPEVGEAYNKRFYLDAVLKSQRTRVEGSPTGSVKRSENGSPVHSPESEDCPPPQDNPIDLSMKSTVTATSDEMEDDEIDMESVSDRDSPPVKKKPAPIDLTTKC; encoded by the coding sequence TCGTTCTTCGGACGCTCCTACAACAACCTAAGCAGCATCTCCGAGTGCAAGAACGGTGGCGAGTGCGTGATCAACAAAAAGAACCGAACCGCCTGCAAGGCCTGTCGCCTAAGAAAATGCCTCCTGGTAGGCATGTCAAAATCCGGCTCCCGATACGGGCGCAGATCCAACTGGTTCAAGATCCACTGTCTCCTGCAagaacagcaacaacaacaacagcaacaacagcaccACTACCAGCAGAACCTCCCCAGCCAGCAACTAACGCCACAACAGCGAAAGCCGATGAGTCCACCTATCGGTATCCACGCGGGTCAACGAAAAGACGACGTGCTGATGTTAGGTCTGGACGATTACAAGAACTCGACCTCGCCCAGCATCAGTTCCCCTGAATCGCACAACAGCGACAGTTCCGTGGAGATATCCGAGAGACGAGCCGCGTATTCGGGTCATCCCGGGTTCAGACCGTTGCACTCTCACCTGCAGCCTTCCGTGGCCGACCTGTCGGCGCTCAGCAAGGAGATGATGAGTCTTCCGCTCGGTTTTCACCTGGGTGGCATGTCCCTGCTACCACCGGCCTTTTTACCGCCGCCGAGTCTCACCATGTTCTCCCCGTACCATCTGTACGCCACATCCCATGGCGCTTCCCATCCGCTGGTACCTAACCCCTCGTCTAACCTCCTGCGACGTTCGCCAGTGGTGGAGGACTGCACTGCGACCACCACGTCGgcgaccaccaccaccaccaccaccatcagCATCGACACCAAGGACCCCTGCGGGAACAACAACAACGACACGTACGCGCATAACCACAACGTGCAATCCAGACGAAGCGCCTCCCCTAACCCCGAAGTCGGAGAAGCTTACAACAAACGGTTCTATCTTGACGCGGTCTTGAAGAGCCAACGAACACGCGTCGAAGGTTCACCAACCGGCTCCGTGAAACGCTCGGAGAACGGCTCTCCAGTTCACAGCCCGGAATCAGAGGACTGTCCTCCCCCGCAGGACAACCCCATAGATCTCTCCATGAAGTCCACCGTCACCGCTACGAGCGACGAGATGGAGGATGACGAAATTGACATGGAGAGCGTGAGCGATCGAGACAGCCCCCCTGTCAAGAAGAAACCGGCACCCATAGATCTGACAACGAAATGCTAG
- the LOC105662828 gene encoding putative small nuclear ribonucleoprotein E → MSYKGPQKVQKVMVQPINLIFRYLQNRSRVQVWLFENINLRIEGHIVGFDEYMNLVLDDAEEYHLKTKNRKPLGRIMLKGDNITLIQNTNPGAN, encoded by the coding sequence ATGTCATACAAAGGGCCACAGAAAGTTCAGAAGGTGATGGTACAACCCATCAACCTTATATTTCGATATCTACAAAACCGTTCACGGGTGCAAGTTTGGTTATTTGAGAACATTAACCTCCGGATTGAAGGACACATCGTTGGTTTCGATGAATACATGAATCTGGTGCTGGACGATGCGGAGGAATACCATTTGAAGACCAAAAACAGAAAACCACTTGGGCGGATTATGTTGAAAGGCGACAATATAACATTAATACAAAATACGAATCCAGGAGCAAATTAA